A single window of Girardinichthys multiradiatus isolate DD_20200921_A chromosome 15, DD_fGirMul_XY1, whole genome shotgun sequence DNA harbors:
- the LOC124882201 gene encoding C-C chemokine receptor type 6-like, with product MNNSYYSYSDYDYYNSTDDYAPCALSSNYSFNTVVAPYIHSIICILGFVGNSLVILTYALYKRTKSMTDVFLLNVAIADLLFVLALPFIVYNELYSWPMGLVACKLLRGSYSVNLYSGMLMLACISTDRYIAIVQARRSYRLRSLSYSRILCALIWVFALLVSVPTFYYYNWYKPGHNEIIWVNATDEMETTDSHYVCEWKFKDSKTAKAVKVAVPSIQVAIGFFLPLLIMIFCYTAVIITLQNAKNFQRHKADPVVLVVVVVFIVCHLPYNLVLMYDTIHMFKLSDCTEEDTLYTAKSVLQTLAYLHCCLNPVLYAFIGVKFRNHFRRMFQDLWCVGKRYITPRRFSRVTSDTYMSTIRRSVDGSSENGSSFTM from the coding sequence ATGAACAATTCATATTATTCATACTCCGACTACGATTACTACAACTCCACTGACGACTATGCACCATGTGCTTTAAGTAGCAACTACAGTTTTAACACTGTGGTTGCTCCGTACATTCACTCCATCATCTGCATCCTGGGCTTTGTGGGCAACAGCCTGGTAATCCTCACCTATGCCCTCTACAAAAGGACCAAATCCATGACGGACGTCTTCCTGCTGAATGTCGCCATCGCTGACCTGCTGTTCGTGCTGGCTCTACCTTTCATCGTCTACAACGAGCTGTACTCTTGGCCGATGGGTTTGGTGGCCTGCAAGCTGCTGCGTGGTTCCTACAGTGTCAACCTGTACAGCGGCATGCTGATGCTGGCCTGCATCAGCACCGACCGCTACATCGCTATCGTCCAGGCTCGCCGGAGCTACAGGTTACGCTCGCTGTCTTACAGCCGCATTCTCTGTGCCCTGATCTGGGTCTTTGCCTTACTGGTGTCTGTTCCCACTTTCTACTACTACAACTGGTACAAACCAGGACACAACGAGATTATCTGGGTCAATGCCACGGATGAGATGGAGACAACAGATTCACATTACGTCTGTGAGTGGAAATTTAAGGACAGTAAGACGGCAAAGGCAGTGAAGGTGGCTGTTCCCAGCATCCAGGTCGCCATTGGCTTCTTCCTGCCGCTGCTCATCATGATCTTCTGCTACACCGCAGTCATCATCACCCTGCAGAATGCTAAAAACTTCCAGCGACACAAAGCAGACCCAGTGGTGCTGGTCGTGGTTGTGGTGTTCATCGTCTGCCACCTGCCTTACAACCTCGTTCTCATGTACGACACGATCCATATGTTCAAACTAAGCGATTGTACCGAGGAGGACACCCTGTACACTGCAAAATCTGTGCTGCAGACCCTCGCCTACCTGCACTGCTGCCTGAACCCAGTGCTGTACGCCTTCATCGGGGTGAAGTTCAGGAACCACTTCAGGAGGATGTTCCAGGACCTGTGGTGTGTGGGTAAGAGGTACATCACCCCACGCCGCTTCTCCAGGGTCACCTCCGATACCTACATGTCCACAATCCGCCGCTCTGTGGATGGGTCCAGTGAAAACGGCTCGTCTTTTACCATGTGA
- the LOC124881687 gene encoding kelch repeat and BTB domain-containing protein 11-like has product MEQMEADKRKDPDICAADHRTDPGSIAADKPLQITAENCYELLEEAKRGGSERDKERLLSFMSDHYLQVLRSPAVFGRLTAAERELILARRTEGRKVLAVAETSEVLERVGSRESSRPQSPQLEDPTQRRVFCLHPDTQRWEVLTLLPEEVPIKGSGMCTLYNYLFVAGGMRTEADGRSKASDQVFCFNPRTGLWSPVRPLTQPRCQLRLVSMDGYLYAIGGECLFTVERYDPRADRWDHVAPLPKGSFAVAHEAVACGGALFVSGGSLFYRLLRYDCRRDEWEECPFNESRRRSADMVAHRSLIYRFDVERERAAVSVYRYNTLVKVWYGGARFPLDNLQPFRCAVLGDRIYCVSRTHALQFEVRDEREGFLPEVLPCPAEARGTLVPFVLTLDK; this is encoded by the coding sequence ATGGAACAGATGGAAGCGGATAAGAGGAAGGATCCAGACATCTGCGCCGCGGATCACCGCACAGACCCCGGCTCGATAGCTGCAGACAAGCCGCTGCAGATCACCGCTGAAAACTGCTATGAACTGCTGGAAGAAGCGAAGCGCGGCGGCTCGGAGCGCGACAAGGAGCGGCTGCTGAGCTTCATGAGCGATCACTACCTGCAGGTGCTGCGGAGCCCCGCGGTGTTCGGCCGGCTCACCGCGGCGGAGAGGGAGCTCATCCTGGCCCGCAGGACGGAGGGGAGGAAGGTGCTGGCCGTGGCCGAGACCTCCGAGGTGCTGGAACGCGTGGGGAGCCGGGAGAGCAGCCGCCCGCAGAGTCCGCAGCTGGAGGACCCCACCCAGCGGCGGGTGTTCTGCCTCCACCCGGACACCCAGCGGTGGGAGGTGCTGACTCTCTTGCCGGAGGAGGTCCCGATTAAAGGCTCTGGGATGTGCACCCTCTACAACTACCTGTTTGTGGCGGGCGGCATGAGGACGGAGGCGGACGGCCGCTCCAAGGCGTCGGATCAGGTGTTCTGTTTTAACCCGCGGACCGGTCTGTGGAGTCCGGTTCGCCCGCTGACGCAGCCGCGCTGCCAGCTGCGGCTAGTCTCCATGGACGGGTACCTGTACGCCATCGGGGGGGAGTGTCTGTTCACCGTGGAGCGCTACGACCCGCGCGCGGACAGGTGGGATCACGTGGCTCCGCTGCCCAAAGGTTCCTTTGCGGTGGCGCACGAAGCCGTTGCGTGCGGCGGCGCGCTGTTCGTGTCCGGCGGCTCGCTCTTCTACCGCCTGCTGCGTTATGACTGCCGCCGCGACGAGTGGGAGGAGTGTCCGTTCAACGAGAGCCGGCGGCGCTCCGCGGACATGGTGGCGCACCGCAGCCTCATCTACCGCTTCGACGTGGAGCGGGAGCGCGCGGCCGTGAGCGTGTACAGGTACAACACCCTGGTGAAGGTGTGGTACGGCGGCGCGCGCTTCCCGCTGGACAACCTGCAGCCGTTCCGCTGTGCGGTGCTCGGAGACCGCATCTACTGCGTGAGCCGCACCCACGCGCTGCAGTTCGAGGTGCGTGATGAGCGGGAGGGATTCCTGCCGGAGGTGCTGCCGTGTCCTGCGGAGGCCCGAGGAACCCTGGTACCGTTTGTCCTCACTCTGGACAAGTGA
- the LOC124881688 gene encoding C-C chemokine receptor type 6-like: MNNSYYSYSDYDYYNSTDDYAPCALSSNYSFNTVVAPYIHSIICILGFVGNSLVILTYALYKRTKSMTDVFLLNVAIADLLFVLALPFIVYNELYSWPMGLVACKLLRGSYSVNLYSGMLMLACISTDRYIAIVQARRSFRLRSLSYSRIICALIWVFALLVSVPTFYYYNWYKPGHNEIIWVNATDEMETTDSHYVCEWKFKDSKTAKAVKVAVPSIQVAIGFFLPLLIMIFCYTAVIITLQNAKNFQRHKAVRVVLVVVVVFIVCHLPYNLVLMYDTIHMFKHSDCTEEDTLYTAKSVLQTLAYLHCCLNPVLYAFIGVKFRNHFRRMFQDLWCVGKRYITPRRFSRVTSDTYMSTIRRSVDGSSENGSSFTM; this comes from the coding sequence ATGAACAATTCATATTATTCATACTCCGACTACGATTACTACAACTCCACTGACGACTATGCACCATGTGCTTTAAGTAGCAACTACAGTTTTAACACTGTGGTTGCTCCGTACATTCACTCCATCATCTGCATCCTGGGCTTTGTGGGCAACAGCCTGGTAATCCTCACCTATGCCCTCTACAAAAGGACCAAATCCATGACGGACGTCTTCCTGCTGAATGTCGCCATCGCTGACCTGCTGTTCGTGCTGGCTCTACCTTTCATCGTCTACAACGAGCTGTACTCTTGGCCGATGGGTTTGGTGGCCTGCAAGCTGCTGCGTGGTTCCTACAGTGTCAACCTGTACAGCGGCATGCTGATGCTGGCCTGCATCAGCACCGACCGCTACATCGCTATCGTCCAGGCTCGCCGGAGCTTCAGGTTACGCTCGCTGTCTTACAGCCGCATTATCTGTGCCCTGATCTGGGTCTTTGCCTTACTGGTGTCTGTTCCCACTTTCTACTACTACAACTGGTACAAACCAGGACACAACGAGATTATCTGGGTCAATGCCACGGATGAGATGGAGACAACAGATTCACATTACGTCTGTGAGTGGAAATTTAAGGACAGTAAGACGGCAAAGGCAGTGAAGGTGGCTGTTCCCAGCATCCAGGTCGCCATTGGCTTCTTCCTGCCGCTGCTCATCATGATCTTCTGCTACACCGCAGTCATCATCACCCTGCAGAATGCTAAAAACTTCCAGCGACACAAAGCGGTCCGAGTGGTGCTGGTCGTGGTTGTGGTGTTCATCGTCTGCCACCTGCCTTACAACCTCGTTCTCATGTACGACACGATCCATATGTTCAAACATAGCGATTGTACCGAGGAGGACACCCTGTACACTGCAAAATCTGTGCTGCAGACCCTCGCCTACCTGCACTGCTGCCTGAACCCAGTGCTGTACGCCTTCATCGGGGTGAAGTTCAGGAACCACTTCAGGAGGATGTTCCAGGACCTGTGGTGTGTGGGTAAGAGGTACATCACCCCACGCCGCTTCTCCAGGGTCACCTCCGATACCTACATGTCCACAATCCGCCGCTCTGTGGATGGGTCCAGTGAAAACGGCTCGTCTTTTACCATGTGA